Part of the Rhineura floridana isolate rRhiFlo1 chromosome 8, rRhiFlo1.hap2, whole genome shotgun sequence genome is shown below.
tagtgttttcatggtaaatgatattcagaggtggctttaccattgccttcctctgaggctgagaggcagtgactggcccaaggtcacccagtgagcttcatggctgtgtggggattagaaccctggtctcccaggtcgtagtccaacactgacctgggggaggggcaggggaggagattggatgggtgggcactgggaagaggggaagcccctttcctttccaaaaggaaaacactgtgaacagtatcattgcttttcagggtttcccccatctttttattctacagcagacacatgtagccgcccacccaaatttaaactaaaactgtccctggccacatccacaccaggcctttatttcactttagacagccatggcttctcccaaagaatcctgggaagtgtagttagtgaaaggtgctgagagctgctaggagatgccctgttccccgcacagaccttcaatcagagtgactgactgttaaaccactctggcactggacctctgtcaggagaatagcagtctcctctcagcacccttcacaaactacactttccaggattctctgaaggaagccatgactgtctcatgtaaaatcaaagtctggtgtgggttaggccccctgattaggcaagcaaagcagctgtgagtctggcgtttagaacactgacagttggctcttactgagcaagcccaacattatcattcagttcaatgcaaaatttcttaaattaattaaaaatcagccaggcatttttttaacttttaaactgcagaagatgaatttcagagtatgaggcaaggtcagtaacaggattacagatcctctgtgaacatggctgatttttaattaatttcaacagattatgagaactctcagagaaaaaagtccaaaagggctctggggtttttatttctctttttagactttgaactatcTATtcactctgactgttttgtgtattgccaagaaaattgagagggttgttaagcaagcgttcctgagttcaggactataagttttgtaaggttttgttttgaaatgagcttatgggaagcatcagaatggcatgggggtattctcaatttaacattgcggaatgtgaaaaatccacactgtctatagtatacagccactcttgtggctgtataattcacttttattgctctgcccccttttgcctctggtccagcTTGCCAGGGGCATGTAGTCCCTCGAcaattgtccagaagggaatgtggcctgtgGACTAAAAAGGGTTTCCCACCACCCGTGATCTATTACATATTGATATATAAACCGTTTCTAAAATTCCAAACTTTAACTAGTTACGATCACATTCCAGAAGATTATTCAGTAATCTCATGTGGCATGAGGAGAATTCATAGTAAAATGAAACAGGGTGAACAGATAGCGAAGAAATTCAAATAAACGTTTTTCACAAGGCATTATCAAATCCAAAGTAGTTCGGTTTCTTGCTTTCTTAATTTCGACGCAAACTTACTTTTGTGGAGGGCTGGTTGATTTACTTGACTGCACATAGACCAGACAAAACCACATTTTTACATGACTATGAACGCACGTAAAGGGAGACCACGAGCTGGCGACGGCTTCAGAGTCCTCGACGCCCCGCCCAAGGCAATAAGAACaatgtttaatatttattatctgcccttagCCAATGAAGCGGGTGGCAGGGGGCAGAAGAAGCGGAAGTTGAAAGAAGCGAGAAAAGTCATCAGAACTTTCCTCACCTTTGAATGGGACgctgctctctctccctcctcccatccacacacacacacacacacacacacacacaccgctttCCCTGTTCGGTCCAGCCGCTGGATCATCACCGGATCTAGGTACCCTCGCTGGTGATCTGCATGAGCGGAGCCGACAGCGGCGGGTCCCTAAAGGGGAAAGGGTTTTAAGGCGCCACCTCTTCAAAACAGACGATTTTGAAGCCAGGGAGTGTCTCGGCAGGAGCAGAGAGGAAGAGCGGTAGGCGCTCCGACTCCCAAGAGAACTCAATGCGTTGGCTATGGAGAAAGGGGCGCCCTTTGGACTACCTCGCCTCTGGGTGCTGTGGACCGCGTTGCTCTTGGAACTCTGCCCCTGTGGCGCCCACGGCAACTGGATGTGAGTAGAGGGGAACACAAGTGGGAGCCGGGCGGCGTGGGAACACCTCCCTGGGATCTACCTAGCTCTTCCAACCTGCTCTAGGGAAGGGAGCATCGGGCACCTCATCTCTTGCCTTGGATTCAGGGTTGGGGCGTTTTCCCGCACCACACAAAAACCGTCTTTTGCATTTCCACGCGTTATGAAATGCAGTTGAGCAACAACCCACAAACCACGTTGTTACTGTTTTTAATGAAACGCTACCAGTGGCATTTAAAGCGTTTCAGTGGATTGTAATGCGACACTGAAACCTTTCGCACCCATGGTCAGAATGCTCATTCTCGTAACTGATGCTGTCGCATTAGTAAaactccaagggccacatgcatcGCCATTTATATTGATTTAAAACATGAGCCACTTTCTTCTGAGGAGACTTTTGAAAAGTTAAGGGAATTCTGTTCTCTTCTTGAGAGAACCTCAAAGGCAATGTAAATCTCACGTGAAAATGCTCTTAACATGCCTTTTTAAAGTTTCTGTTGCACTACTGGACTGGTGATACTGCCCTGAATAAATGtcatatataatgaaagagatattaaatgtatatattcaCCCGCATAGATTTTGCATTAAATAACAAAACATTCCAAACAAAGCAAAAGAGAAAGCTTATTTCAGCCTTACAGATGAATAAAGTATCCTAGAACGTGGAATTTCAAAGCATTAACAACATTCACAAATCATGGAAGCAAatttcacatttattttattttatattttattattgtgtgACAAGAACCTCAAACCTTAATTGGCTAGAATGTTCAAATCCATTAAAAACTTTGTTAAAACTTCTGGAACCTCAAAGGCAGTTTGAGGGCTCCTCTGTGGAGATAGTCTTACATGCAGCTGGGCTGCACCTCTGTTATTCCAGATTAATTGTGTTATAACTGCCTCACCAGCATTACTGTGACTAAAGATCACCTCTGTATACAACAACACAGATGAGGAAATTGGTCCTTTAACCATTCTGATTACAAAGTTATAGTGCATTGAAGGGAATGTTCATTCATATGCTGACTTTAATGAAATGAAAGGCCATCTGTTATAATATTCTacggccatattcacaccatacatttattccactattgttccacttcaccagtcatggcttcccccaaagaatcttgggaagtgtagtttgtgaagggtgctgagagttcttaggagacccctattctcacagagctacaattcccagaatggtttaacagtcagcccctcggcctcttcccagaggactctgggaattgtagctctgtgaggggattagtggtctcctaacaactctcagcatccttcacaaactgcacttcccaggattctttgggggaagtcatgactgtttaaagtggaataatagtggaataaatgtatggtgtgaatgtggccttagtttagcttttcagtttagaggggGGAAAGTGAGTAAAGAGGGGGGCATGACAGAATGTATACAATTAAGCAtgatgtgaagaaagtggattgAGAAGCTTTTCTTTCTCCTTCTGTAGTACCAGAAtccagggtcatccagtgaagcagaTGGAGATGGATGGGAGAATCTCCAATTATAGGAGATTCAGCAAACCAGTCCCTGGGGAACAGCAGTGTGATCTCTTGCTTGTGAGCTAccgataggcatctggttgaaaaGAGAATGCTCGAttagataggcttttggtctgatcctctTAGTTGGTTCTCATAGGCTGTATTTTCAAACCGATTCTGTGAAATGATTCTATTCCTTTCATATTCTCAGTGATAATTCTGTGCTCAGGATCCAAAATCTAGAATCCTACTCATGGAatcctgccttttttaaaaaatgcaataacaACTCATAAATGTCAAATGTTATGTCAGAATAGGCCTGGGATGTTTATGGGAATGTATTAACGGCAGGTGTGGTTCAGGCTGTTATAATCATGTAGTGGTAACTTTGTACATTTTTTATTAAAAGTTGTGAAGTGTCTTGCTGTTTAAAATCCTGTATTTTCCCAAGCGACTCCAAGAGTGATGTTTGAATTCTCCTGTATCAGTACATCAAAAGGAAAAGCCCAATTGTTCTGAATATACAATGAGTTTTAAAAGTGTCTTttattttttctggtttttttcccaGTAAAAGGGCTTTGAAGGTGTCAGATGCATGGTTCCAACCCCCTTTCTGACTTCTGCCAATTCAGATGGACTAGCACAGCACTGGAGTGGGCCCAATTAGGTCAGCCAGACACCCCCAttcccatttggcctgtgaggccattttggctCAGCCCACCTGTCCTACCCCTGaggtcatatatgacatcagatgtgaaGCAGGTAAACATGCAGCTGAGCTGAAAGACAAACTGTGAAAGTAAAAACTGGGTCACTCGATGTCTTTGTgatgccatgtgattgacaggtgactgGCTCTGCATAGCTGTCAAACTTAGGCCTCTGGGTGTGAGAGAGATAATGACCCAGCCTGCAGAATCATCTCAGCAACAGACTTGCTCTGCCCCACATCCGGCGCTAACCCCATCTACTCCTCTCCAGCCCTACTTGATTGCCTTATTTCAGGGCTCCCTGACCTATTACAACTGCTGGGGAGTATGCCATTTGGAAGCACCTTATCTTGCTTTCACAAGtgacccaatgaagataaaaagggcactttttaaaataataataataataaagttacttttttgaactataactcccaccagcccaatccagtgaccatgctgactggggctgatggaagttgtagttcaaaaaagtaacttttccaagctctgcccagatcTTCCTACAATTGCTTCCACTGAGCAGTAGGAAGGCTGTCAATATTATCTGTAAGGCagagtagtcaacatggtgccctccagttgttgtagagtacaactcccatctttcttggccagcgtggccaatggggagggatgatgggcactgtagtccaacaacatccaaatGGCACCACCTTGGCCATCTCTGCTATGGTGTCTTCCATGAAGTTGTGTCCTTTGACTCTCCCCGTGGTTTGACAGTAGTGTGTGTTTTCATTTCTTGTCACTGGTCTATGGCTCTACTTGCCTGTTGTGGCCTCTCTATATTGTCAGTGTAAAATGAAATATCTGGTACTTGCATCTCACCCCAGGGGCTGCTTTTGCAGGTGGTTGGGCATTGCCTCCATTGGTGTTCCGGAGAAACTGGGTTGTGCGAACCTGCCACTGAATGGTCATCAAAAGGACCTGTGCAAGAAGAAACCCTACCTCCTGCCTAGCATCCAAGAAGGAGCACGCCTGGGCCTTGAGGAATGCCAGAGCCAGTTCAAACATGAGCGCTGGAACTGCCTCCTCTCACCGGATACGGCTGCTACAGCTTCCAACCCTTCACCCATCTCTGTGGCTCCTGCCTTCTCCATCTTTGGCTATGAGCTAAGCAGCGGTATGTTTTTtggcagaaaaaaaaaaaaatcacaggctTGAGCCACACAGTTTCTTTGTCTCTGAGGCATGTGCAGAATCCCAGCCGCACCATGCCCCTTCTCATAGGAGCCTGCTGGGGTTTCAGTTGAGGAATAAAACAGCTGCAGGTAGCTCAGTCACAGAGCACATGGctgccatgcagaaggtccctggttcagtcctcgCCATCTCCGGCTGGGGATGGAAAAGACCTCTGTCTAAAACtcccaagagctgctgccagttgaggGTAGACAGTACTtgattagatggaccaatggtctgatttgagataaggcagctttgtatgatCCTGAACATGCTACTCCTTGATAGTTTCTGGATCTTAAGGTAACAGCAGCTGGCAGCAGCAGCTAAGAATTCATTACTCGGGGAGAGTTCCGAGCGACACTTAAGCTTAAACTACACTTTACCCAAACTTCCATGTTTCTTTCCTCcatatttttgctttaaaaaaatcagcctaGCCAGCCTGCAAATTGGAAAAGAGAAAAGGCAGCTGTTTAACCCATTCCTCTCCTCCACTTGATAACCTGAAGAGTCCCTGCCAGTCCAAGCAGACAACACTGTATTAGAAGGACAATTAGGCTGGCCTTGGATAtacttggagagccagtgtggtgtagtggttaaggtgttggactacgacctgggagaccaggcttcgaatccccacatagccatgaaactcactgggtgaccttgggccagtcactgcctctcagcctcatgaaaaccctattcatagggtcgccataagtcgggatcgacttgaaggcagtgcatttacttTTGGGAGGGGATACACTTGGCAGCTTCCACCAGTGGTTTTTGATTCCCAAATCAGCTTACACAGCCTGCTGTTTCACCACAGGGAGAGAGTTGTAGGGTCCTGTTCTCTCTTCTTCCCTCTcaccacatgcacatgcacacacacgtgaAAAAACAGCTTGAGGAGGTGAACCTGCACTTGAAAGGGCAGAACAGCTTCTCTCCCAGCCTGTCATCATGTTTGTGGTTTGAAGGGTGTGGGGAGGCCAAGGAGCACCCTGTAGTGTCAAGCCTAAGTTTCCCTCGCTGTTGAAATAAGTATTCTATGGGTAGAGGAAACCATTTAGACCCAGGATAcgttctgaaggcacatgagaccaccatCTTGCTGTAGCTAAGCACATGTAGACCTGGTCAATGCCTAGATGGTAGACCACCTCGGAACCACATTTACATCGCTTTcggttccatgacagaagaaaggtgggcaagtcactgtctctgccttaCCCAACCCACAGGGTGGTTGTGTAATAACAGAAAAGGGCCACACTCAGTGAATGAATGGCAGCAGTGCCTCTTGCTCCAGAAAATTCCATGCTTCAGGATATGTAAGTCTTGTGCCCTTCCTAAGTTCTGTGTCAGCCGTCCctgacttggtgccctccagatgttttggattacaatttccattatccctggccattggccagtcTGGCtgcattgtagtccaaaatatctggagagcaccaggttagggaaggctactGTAAATCTTTGCAGGTTTGGGGCAGAAAGGATCCCTTGGACCCCATCCCACCCAGAATTAAAGCAACTACTTTCAATCATTCTGTGCTTTCTATGCTGGAATGTGGCTAGTTGGTAAACTACAACagagaggggaacctgtggccttcccggTGCTGTTGgcttccaactctcatcagtcccagccggcatggtcaatgatccaggatgatggaaattgtagcccagcaacatctggaaggtcatgcATGCATCTTGAGATTCACACTCAGAACACTGATGGGACAAGTTACTATTAACTATTAGCTTTCCTTGGTAGGATCTTAAAAGGGTACcattcctctccctgcccctctttATGCCAagttccccctcaaaaaaactcCATGTATGTATCCTGCTACTTAGTCTATCAGCAGAACCATCCCAGAGCTTACGGTGCATACGTCTGGTGTGGCTCCTTGTCACATGCCCTCCACTCTACCTCCACTCTACAATGGGTTTCTGCACTCAAGTCATAGCCATAGTTGGCCtaggccactgttcttcaaccttgggcccccagctgttgttggactacaactcccaacaatcTCAGTCAGGTTAGCCAATAACTTGTCCAATATAGTCCTGCTCTGGGGCATTGAGGGAAATTTTAAACAACATCTTCCCAGACAGCTGTTGTGAGGGACCTCAAAGCAGGCATCGGGGATCCTGCTGATTCACTGGGGCCTACGCAGCTGCTCAAACGTGCCTGGTACTGATGCTGGGCCTCATGAACACATCAAAAGCCTGAAATGTTAAACACTTGAAAGGGCTTCTCTTAGGTATGGCAGGCTGGCTGCAGTTCTGAAGTCAAGCAACAGCTTTGGACACGCAAGGTCTATGATTCAATCCTCAGCAGTGCCCAATTTTTGAAAAGGGTTTCACTAAACAGTGATGGGGAAAGCCTGTGCCTCAATCCTGAGAACTGTTCCCAGTCCAAGATTGACCTGTTCCTCAGCTGCCCAAAAGGAAGAGTGATGTTATTTCAGAACCTGGTCCATCCCCATAAAATGATGGGGtaataaattatttttctttagaAGAGAGCTTGGCAAACGAGTTAAAGGTTATTTAAAGGAATGTAATGAACTGCTGTATCCCCTAATTcagggaatggggaacctgtgacgcTCCAGAAGATGCTGGatttcagcccctgccagcatggccaaggatgatgggagttgtagggctagaaacatctggagggcaccacattggctgccctaATATATGTGATCTTGACACATTGGCCACAATCCAAAGCAAGCTGGAAACTCTTACATCCTGCTGAAATCAGGTGTAATTAAATTGTCTTACTGATTTCAGTTGGATATAACTGGAATGAACTTTCCTAGGACTGAGACCAAAGGTTTCTTTTCCTTGTGCTGGCTTTATGGTCCATGTTGACAGCTGTGAATGGGCACCATTCCCTTAAATCTAGCCACATGATCACATGGCTGACCTTTTTTGAATGAGATTTCCTTGTCCTCTCTTGTAGGTACCAAAGAAACAGCGTTTATCTCTGCCGTGACAGCAGCTGGCCTTGTGCATTCAGTGACTCATTCATGCAGCGCAGGGAATATGACTGAATGCTCCTGTGATATCACGCTGCAAAACGGCGGATCGGCCAGTGAAGGCTGGCACTGGGGTGGCTGCTCTGATGACATCCAGTATGGAATGTGGTTGAGCAGAAGGTTTTTAGATGGTCCTCCCAAAAACGCCACGGGAAAAGATGGCAATGGAATGATAGCCATGAACTTGCATAATAACGAAGCTGGAAGACTGGTATGGATTAGAACCCCTCCCCCCTGCTTCTTGCACCGTAATAAGTAGTTTTGAATGCCTTTGCCAGAGGGAGAGGCAaattctcttgccccttcccattGTTTCAGGCCTCATTTGACCATGCCTCAGGATCCTCTGTATCTTTGTTCTGCACACAGGCTCCACGCGCTAAAGACTGCTTCAGCAGATTACACATTTCCTCtgtggaaggttttttttaaagaagcccaCATGTGTTGAGACAGTACCTCCACTGTTGTACTGAATGGTGGTGCCCCTGCCTCCTGCAAGTACTTGATTCACCTGGGTGTAGGCAGTGCATTCATCATGTACAGTGTCTTGTTATTATCAGAAGGCTGGGGCAGGGAGAAGAGATTTTAGTCCATTCTTCTTTCTCCCtgcatctgctccagaaggttgagtACCTGCCTGAACAGCATGGAGGCAGTGTTGGGGTTGCGGAGGGAATGAGTGAAAACTACACCCCCAGTTTCCTCCCTAGGAGTCTCTGATGGACTAGAACTCTTTCTGCAAACAGAAGGAAGGCATGTCTGGATCCAAGCCTGCCCTTCATCCAAGGGAGCTCAGGGTAGCTCCCCTACATAACCCCCCCACCTTCTCATCCTCACAGCAACTAACTGTTAAGTAAATTAGGTTAAGAGTCATGCTTCTgagaaccagttgctggaagcctcaggaggggagagtgttcttgcactcgggtcctgcttgcgggcttcccccaggcacctggttggccactgtgagaacaggatgctggactagatgggccactggcctgatccagcaggctcttcttatgttcttaagagcaagtgactggcccaaggtcacagagCAAGCACCACAATCAAGTCCAAAaataaccactacaccgcaccaCTCTCTAGTTTCTAGAGATCTGGGATTCTTTGCAGAAGGTGTAACATCTAAGCAggctcttcctccccaccccaaaccTCTTAGAGGCTAGGAATCAAGTACCACTGCTCTGGATTGTGTAAAATGGAAATTAAGCCAGAAGTCAAGAGCCAAAAATCTTATTCATGAAAGCTGAGCtcagatcagcacaggacatgtaAGGAGTTCAGATGGCACAAGATATTAGCTGTCAGAAATGCCATTTCAGATTTTTGTTGGGGCTTGGTTTAGCAAAGATTTCAGTAGGGCGGCAAGATTCATATGAAGGTTATGAGCATAGAGGAGGAAGTGCATGCACCTGCTCCTCTATCATGGAAACATgatcttaggccccatctgcactattcgTTTCAGGCAGTATTATATAacgttaaacagtcatggctttcaccaaagaatcttgggaactgtagtttggaaaCAATTCCTAGAATGatttacttgtttgtttatttatttatttattacatttataccccacatgtcctctaaggagctcaaggtggcaaacgAACATGGTtctgcccctcccaattttatcctcacaacaaccctgtgaggtaggttaggctgagagatcgtgacttgcccaatgtcacccagtgtggggatttgaaacctggttttCCAGATCcctgtctgacactctaacccagcctttcccaaccagtgtgcctccagatgttgttggaccacaactcccatcagcctcagccagcattgccaatggtcaggaagatgggagttgtggtccaacaacatctggaggcacactggttgggaaaggctgctctaaccactacagcacatcaatccctcttcccagagaactctgggaattgtagatctgtgaagggaatagaggtctacagttcccaaaattctaTGGAGGAagaaatgactgtttaaagtggtataatactgctttaaatgtataatacagATGGAGTCTTCCGCTCTGGTTCAGGTGCTTGCCCAGACTGatgtgccatttttaaaaatatgaggaGTGACATATTGGTGTTTCTCTTCAGCTGTAAAAATGCCTACAGTTGAATGAATTGTACTGCTGAATGAACATGCAGCTGTAACTGTATTCATTTACACTGAATGCATCCAATAACCGAAGAGACAAGCTGTTGTTCCATTTGAAAAAGGGCTTGTCTCTTCAGCCGTGAGAATTGTTGCAGTGAAAACAGGCAGCTGAGCTCTATGTAATTgtgcacatggttctctcccACTGACACATGTCCCCCTTTTGAGCTTTTTGACATTTCTGAGAAGCAGACAACGTCCACATGGAAGATACTCAAACAGTTTGGGAAAGTCTGCCTAGTCATTTCCTAGTTAATGAGTGAGACGGATAGTAATGGATGGTGTCTGATTGTGGGTTTCTTTGGTATAATCTTTTCTCCAGGCTGTAGCAAAACTGATGTCTGTGGATTGCCGTTGTCATGGAGTATCTGGCTCTTGTGCCTTGAAAACTTGCTGGAAAACAATGTCATGCTTTGCAAAGATTGgcagttttttaaaagagaagTATGAAAGCAGCATCCAGATTTCAGCCAGGGTGAAAAAAAAGATACGTAGGAAAGACAAAAGCCAGCGAAAGATACCAATCCACAAAGAAGATCTGCTGTATATCAACAGGTCCCCCAACTACTGTGTTGAAGATCACAAACTGGGAGTCCCTGGGACACAGGGGAGGGAATGCAATCGGACTTCAGAGGGACCGGATGGATGCAACCTCCTCTGCTGTGGCCGTGGATACAATACGCATGTAGTCAGGCACGTGGAGAGATGTGAATGCAAGTTTGTTTGG
Proteins encoded:
- the WNT16 gene encoding protein Wnt-16 isoform X2 — encoded protein: MEKGAPFGLPRLWVLWTALLLELCPCGAHGNWMWLGIASIGVPEKLGCANLPLNGHQKDLCKKKPYLLPSIQEGARLGLEECQSQFKHERWNCLLSPDTAATASNPSPISVAPAFSIFGYELSSGTKETAFISAVTAAGLVHSVTHSCSAGNMTECSCDITLQNGGSASEGWHWGGCSDDIQYGMWLSRRFLDGPPKNATGKDGNGMIAMNLHNNEAGRLAVAKLMSVDCRCHGVSGSCALKTCWKTMSCFAKIGSFLKEKYESSIQISARVKKKIRRKDKSQRKIPIHKEDLLYINRSPNYCVEDHKLGVPGTQGRECNRTSEGPDGCNLLCCGRGYNTHVVRHVERCECKFVWCCYVRCRRCETMTDVHTCK
- the WNT16 gene encoding protein Wnt-16 isoform X1, whose product is MEKGAPFGLPRLWVLWTALLLELCPCGAHGNWMGCFCRWLGIASIGVPEKLGCANLPLNGHQKDLCKKKPYLLPSIQEGARLGLEECQSQFKHERWNCLLSPDTAATASNPSPISVAPAFSIFGYELSSGTKETAFISAVTAAGLVHSVTHSCSAGNMTECSCDITLQNGGSASEGWHWGGCSDDIQYGMWLSRRFLDGPPKNATGKDGNGMIAMNLHNNEAGRLAVAKLMSVDCRCHGVSGSCALKTCWKTMSCFAKIGSFLKEKYESSIQISARVKKKIRRKDKSQRKIPIHKEDLLYINRSPNYCVEDHKLGVPGTQGRECNRTSEGPDGCNLLCCGRGYNTHVVRHVERCECKFVWCCYVRCRRCETMTDVHTCK